One genomic window of Daphnia pulex isolate KAP4 chromosome 12, ASM2113471v1 includes the following:
- the LOC124209822 gene encoding cystathionine beta-synthase-like isoform X1, which produces MASINSNVSESATPVEFVRPDLPSRCTWHRNADPATSPHTLKPPQPRKKIMTTILDNIGNTPLVQLNSIPKSCGLKCEILAKCEFFNAGGSVKDRIGLRMVEDAEKAGKIKPGDVLIEPTSGNTGIGIALAAAVKGYRCIIVLPEKMSNEKVDTLKALGAEIVRTPTSATFDSPESHISVAQRLNRDIPNSMILDQYRNPGNPLAHYDITAEEIIDQCDGKLDMIVLSAGTGGTATGIGRKIKEKLPNCIVVGVDPEGSILAEPEEINKTDNSGFYEVEGIGYDFIPTVLDRSVVDKWFKSNDKDSLTMSRKLIREEGLLCGGSCGAAMSAAVKAAQELKEGQRCVVLLPDGLRNYMSKFLSDQWMMERDLLDSSGDVSENHWWSNLLVSALNLQAPLSIVPSVTCQEAIDIMKKEGFDQLPVVDKEGSIKGMVTLGSLMTRLLAKKADPKTPVEDVLYGQFKRVTLNTPLAKVSRILDRDHYCLVVHNQRLSDTSDTVEERTVVVGIVTQIDLLNYITNHIQI; this is translated from the exons ATGGCTTCAATCAATAGCAACGTGTCAGAATCGGCAACTCCTGTCGAATTTGTTCGTCCCGATTTACCCAGCCGTTGCACGTGGCATCGCAACGCAGACCCTGCCACTTCGCCGCACACCCTCAAACCTCC acagCCGCGAAAGAAAATTATGACAACAATTTTGGACAACATTGGAAATACCCCACTTG TTCAATTGAATTCTATACCAAAAAGCTGCGGTTTGAAGTGCGAAATTC TTGCGAAATGCGAATTTTTCAACGCTGGTGGAAGCGTTAAGGATCGTATTGGATTGAGGATGGTAGAAGATGCCGAAAAAGCTGGTAAAATTAAACCCGGAGACGTGCTTATCGAACCAACTTCAGGAAACACTG GCATCGGAATCGCATTGGCAGCCGCTGTGAAAGGTTATCGTTGCATCATTGTCCTACCGGAAAAAATGTCCAACGAAAAGGTTGATACCTTGAAAGCACTTGGAGCCGAAATTGTGCGAACACCAACGTCTGCGACTTTTGACTCACCTGAAAGTCACATTTCGGTGGCCCAGCGCCTCAATCGCGATATCCCAAATTCTATGATTCTAGATCAG taCCGTAACCCTGGCAATCCTTTGGCTCACTACGACATCACGGCCGAAGAAATTATTGATCAATGCGATGGCAAATTAGATATGATTGTC TTGTCAGCGGGAACTGGAGGAACGGCTACAGGCATTGGTCGAAAGATTAAAGAGAAACTTCCGAATTGTATTGTAGTCGGCGTCGATCCGGAGGGTTCCATCTTAGCTGAACCagaagaaattaataaaaccgATAATTCCGGATTTTACGAAGTGGAAGGCATAGGATATGACTTTATTCCTACTGTTCTTG ATCGCTCAGTAGTTGACAAATGGTTCAAATCTAACGATAAGGATTCATTGACCATGTCGAGAAAGCTCATTCGAGAAGAAGGTCTTCTGTGCG gtGGCAGCTGTGGAGCGGCTATGTCAGCAGCTGTAAAAGCTGCGCAAGAGCTTAAAGAAGGACAACGATGCGTCGTCCTTCTTCCCGATGGATTGAGGAACTACATGAGCAAATTCCTTTCTGATCAGTGGATGATGGAACGCGACTTGCTTGACAGCTCTGGAGATGTTTCTGAGAACCATTG GTGGTCCAACTTGTTGGTGTCTGCTCTTAATTTACAAGCTCCGTTGTCAATTGTTCCTTCGGTTACATGCCAGGAAGCCATAGACATCATGAAAAAGGAAGGATTTGATCAACTCCCCGTTGTAGACAAAGAAGG aTCAATTAAAGGAATGGTAACGCTTGGGTCTTTAATGACTCGATTGCTGGCTAAAAAAGCTGATCCAAAAACACCAGTGGAAGATGTACTTTATGGTCAATTTAAACGAGTCACGCTCAACACTCCGCTTGCCAAGGTTTCAAGGATTCTCGATCGCGACCATTATTGTCTGGTTGTTCACAATCAACGTCTCT CAGATACCAGTGACACTGTTGAAGAACGTACCGTGGTTGTTGGCATTGTTACCCAGATCGATCTTCTAAACTATATTACCAACCATATCCAGATTTAA
- the LOC124209821 gene encoding proteasome subunit beta type-3-like, which produces MSILSYNGGCVLAMKGKGCVAIASDRRFGVQTSTLAMDFQRMFEMGPHLYIGLPGLATDTLTVHERLRFRLNLYELRESRKIKPQTFSAMVSNLLYERRFGPYFVEPVIAGLDPVTWEPFISAMDLIGCPNMPEDFVVAGTCAEQLFGMCEALWEPNLEPDDLFETISQALMNAFDRDAISGWGGVVHIIEKDKVTTRMLKTRMD; this is translated from the exons ATG TCTATTCTATCATACAATGGTGGATGTGTTCTTGCAATGAAAGGCAAGGGATGCGTGGCAATTGCCTCTGATCGTCGTTTTGGAGTCCAAACTTCCACATTGGCTATGGATTTTCAGAGAATGTTTGAAATGGGTCCCCATCTCTACATTGGTCTTCCTGGCTTAGCAACTGATACTTTGACGGTCCATGAAAGACTTCGCTTCCGTCTCAATCTCTATGAGCTCAGAGAAAGCCGTAAAATCAAACCACAAACATTTTCTGCTATGGTGTCCAATCTTTTGTATGAGAGACGCTTTGGACCTTACTTTGTTGAGCCTGTCATTGCAG GGCTTGATCCGGTTACCTGGGAACCATTTATTTCTGCCATGGATCTTATTGGTTGTCCTAACATGCCTGAAGATTTTGTTGTAGCTGGAACATGTGCTGAACAACTCTTTGGAATGTGTGAAGCCTTGTGGGAACCAAACCTAGAACCTGATGATCTTTTTGAAACCATCAGCCAGGCACTAATGAATGCATTTGATAGAGATGCTATTTCTGGATGGGGAGGTGTTGTTCACATCAT tGAAAAAGACAAAGTGACAACTAGGATGCTCAAGACCAGGatggattga
- the LOC124209818 gene encoding transcriptional repressor CTCFL-like isoform X2 translates to MAALKQEEESISEIQNYLDTFNKEIEDPNQIPGSQLANKEAVVSNEVEAADAPEDGGTYFVDQSGQYYYQSNDVDGGDGTATLVAQDGGTMVSIPNNGTSADEGVVLAQGEGGYQTVTILPPESSSGEVSYVLIVQQPDGAEQAVISSEVLDGTEGEVIQDEEGEDDENFDGDEDKDEDQNLAVYDFDEGEEGGSADGQDSEDEDIKPRMSKGGSKKVTQTVSQAHMCNYCNYTSPKRYLLSRHMKCHSEERPHKCSVCDRGFKTLASLQNHVNTHTGTKPHRCKHCHSSFTTSGELVRHVRYRHTHEKPHRCTECDYASVELSKLKRHMRCHTGERPYQCPHCTYASPDTFKLKRHLRIHTGEKPYECDICHARFTQSNSLKAHKLIHTGNKPIFQCELCPTTCGRKTDLRIHVQKLHTSEKPLKCKRCGKSFPDRYTFKLHSKTHEGEKCFKCDLCAYASISQRHLESHMLIHTDQKPYQCDQCDQCFRQKQLLRRHQNLYHNPDYVPPPPGEKRHECPECGKPFRHKGNLIRHLALHDPDAAQQELRAFRAARKQRIKDGQSLEGLTEGEETDMEDEDISLGLNSNEELVSVQGQDGQQYVVLEVIQLEGEGGDEDEATMMEVEGATEMDGSLMEGEGNTMTSLDDEIEDSMQATPRVRRSSQVAKAQDTSKDVANCFGFDDDEDDEEDEEEEDEK, encoded by the exons ATGGCGGCCTtgaagcaagaagaagaatctatAAGTGAGATCCAAAATTATCTCGACACATTCAACAAGGAAATTGAAGATCCCAATCAGATACCTGGTTCCCAGCTAGCCAACAAGGAAGCTGTTGTTTCAAACGAAGTAGAAGCTGCTGATGCACCTGAAGATGGTGGAACCTATTTTGTAGACCAAAGTGGACAGTATTACTATCAAAGTAATGATGTTGATGGAGGAGATGGTACAGCAACGCTTGTCGCCCAAGATGGAGGTACTATGGTATCCATTCCCAATAATGGG ACTTCAGCCGATGAAGGGGTAGTGCTTGCACAGGGAGAAGGTGGCTACCAAACTGTCACTATATTACCCCCAGAATCATCTTCTGGTGAAGTTAGCTATGTTTTGATTGTCCAGCAGCCTGATGGTGCTGAACAAGCTGTCATTTCATCTGAAGTTCTTGATGGTACTGAAGGTGAAGTTATACAAG atgaagaaggcgAAGATGACGAGAACTTTGATGGTGATGAGGATAAAGACGAGGACCAAAACCTAGCGGTTTATGATTTCGACGAAGGCGAAGAAGGTGGTAGTGCTGATGGTCAGGATTCCGAAGATGAAGATATTAAGCCAAGGATGAGTAAAGGTGGCTCCAAAAAGGTCACACAGACCGTCTCCCAGGCGCATATGTGTAACTACTGCAACTACACTAGCCCAAAGCG ATATCTGCTGTCTCGACACATGAAGTGTCACTCAGAAGAGCGTCCGCACAAGTGCAGTGTATGTGATCGGGGATTCAAGACGTTGGCTTCGCTACAGAACCATGTCAACACTCACACGGGCACTAAGCCACATCGATGCAAACATTGCCACAGTTCGTTCACAACTTCAGGTGAGCTTGTCCGTCACGTACGTTACCGCCACACACACGAGAAACCACATCGTTGCACCGAGTGCGACTACGCTTCCGTTGAACTAAGCAAGCTCAAGCGTCATATGCGGTGCCATACGGGTGAGCGACCCTACCAGTGCCCTCACTGTACGTATGCCAGCCCGGACACCTTCAAGTTGAAGCGCCACTTGCGCATCCATACTGGCGAAAAACCCTACGAGTGCGATATTTGCCATGCGCGATTCACACAATCCAACAGTCTCAAG GCTCACAAACTCATTCACACAGGCAACAAACCAATTTTCCAGTGTGAACTATGTCCAACCACTTGTGGCCGAAAGACTGACTTACGGATCCACGTTCAGAAATTGCACACCTCTGAAAAGCCTTTAAAATGCAAAAGATGTGGCAAATCGTTCCCCGATCGTTATACTTTCAAA TTGCACAGCAAAACTCACGAAGGAGAAAAATGCTTCAAGTGCGATCTTTGTGCTTACGCATCGATCTCTCAACGCCATTTGGAATCACATATGCTGATTCACACGGACCAGAAACCTTACCAGTGCGATCAGTGCGATCAGTGCTTCCGGCAAAAGCAGTTGTTACGTCGCCATCAAAATTTGTATCACAATCCCGACTACGTGCCCCCACCGCCTGGAGAGAAACGGCATGAGTGCCCTGAATGTGGAAAACCCTTCCGCCACAAAGGCAATCTGATTCGCCATTTAGCTCTCCACGATCCTGATGCCGCTCAGCAAGAATTGCGAGCATTCCGCGCGGCTCGTAAACAGCGAATTAAGG ATGGCCAGAGTTTAGAAGGTCTTACTGAAGGCGAAGAGACTGATATGGAGGATGAAGACATTAGCCTTGGTCTCAACTCTAATGAAGAGCTGGTCTCGGTACAAGGTCAAGATGGACAGCAGTATGTTGTCCTTGAAGTGATTCAATTAgag ggTGAAGGTGGAGACGAAGATGAGGCCACCATGATGGAAGTAGAAGGAGCTACCGAAATGGATGGTTCCCTGATGGAAGGAGAAGGAAATACTATGACCTCCTTGGATG ATGAAATTGAAGATTCCATGCAAGCCACCCCTCGCGTTCGTCGTAGCTCTCAGGTTGCTAAAGCTCAGGATACTAGCAAGGACGTGGCTAATTGTTTTGGAttcgacgacgatgaagatgacgaagaagatgaggaggaggaagatgaaAAGTGA
- the LOC124209822 gene encoding cystathionine beta-synthase-like isoform X2, with the protein MASINSNVSESATPVEFVRPDLPSRCTWHRNADPATSPHTLKPPQPRKKIMTTILDNIGNTPLVQLNSIPKSCGLKCEILAKCEFFNAGGSVKDRIGLRMVEDAEKAGKIKPGDVLIEPTSGNTGIGIALAAAVKGYRCIIVLPEKMSNEKVDTLKALGAEIVRTPTSATFDSPESHISVAQRLNRDIPNSMILDQYRNPGNPLAHYDITAEEIIDQCDGKLDMIVLSAGTGGTATGIGRKIKEKLPNCIVVGVDPEGSILAEPEEINKTDNSGFYEVEGIGYDFIPTVLDRSVVDKWFKSNDKDSLTMSRKLIREEGLLCGGSCGAAMSAAVKAAQELKEGQRCVVLLPDGLRNYMSKFLSDQWMMERDLLDSSGDVSENHWWSNLLVSALNLQAPLSIVPSVTCQEAIDIMKKEGFDQLPVVDKEGSIKGMVTLGSLMTRLLAKKADPKTPVEDVLYGQFKRVTLNTPLAKVSRILDRDHYCLVVHNQRLYTSDTVEERTVVVGIVTQIDLLNYITNHIQI; encoded by the exons ATGGCTTCAATCAATAGCAACGTGTCAGAATCGGCAACTCCTGTCGAATTTGTTCGTCCCGATTTACCCAGCCGTTGCACGTGGCATCGCAACGCAGACCCTGCCACTTCGCCGCACACCCTCAAACCTCC acagCCGCGAAAGAAAATTATGACAACAATTTTGGACAACATTGGAAATACCCCACTTG TTCAATTGAATTCTATACCAAAAAGCTGCGGTTTGAAGTGCGAAATTC TTGCGAAATGCGAATTTTTCAACGCTGGTGGAAGCGTTAAGGATCGTATTGGATTGAGGATGGTAGAAGATGCCGAAAAAGCTGGTAAAATTAAACCCGGAGACGTGCTTATCGAACCAACTTCAGGAAACACTG GCATCGGAATCGCATTGGCAGCCGCTGTGAAAGGTTATCGTTGCATCATTGTCCTACCGGAAAAAATGTCCAACGAAAAGGTTGATACCTTGAAAGCACTTGGAGCCGAAATTGTGCGAACACCAACGTCTGCGACTTTTGACTCACCTGAAAGTCACATTTCGGTGGCCCAGCGCCTCAATCGCGATATCCCAAATTCTATGATTCTAGATCAG taCCGTAACCCTGGCAATCCTTTGGCTCACTACGACATCACGGCCGAAGAAATTATTGATCAATGCGATGGCAAATTAGATATGATTGTC TTGTCAGCGGGAACTGGAGGAACGGCTACAGGCATTGGTCGAAAGATTAAAGAGAAACTTCCGAATTGTATTGTAGTCGGCGTCGATCCGGAGGGTTCCATCTTAGCTGAACCagaagaaattaataaaaccgATAATTCCGGATTTTACGAAGTGGAAGGCATAGGATATGACTTTATTCCTACTGTTCTTG ATCGCTCAGTAGTTGACAAATGGTTCAAATCTAACGATAAGGATTCATTGACCATGTCGAGAAAGCTCATTCGAGAAGAAGGTCTTCTGTGCG gtGGCAGCTGTGGAGCGGCTATGTCAGCAGCTGTAAAAGCTGCGCAAGAGCTTAAAGAAGGACAACGATGCGTCGTCCTTCTTCCCGATGGATTGAGGAACTACATGAGCAAATTCCTTTCTGATCAGTGGATGATGGAACGCGACTTGCTTGACAGCTCTGGAGATGTTTCTGAGAACCATTG GTGGTCCAACTTGTTGGTGTCTGCTCTTAATTTACAAGCTCCGTTGTCAATTGTTCCTTCGGTTACATGCCAGGAAGCCATAGACATCATGAAAAAGGAAGGATTTGATCAACTCCCCGTTGTAGACAAAGAAGG aTCAATTAAAGGAATGGTAACGCTTGGGTCTTTAATGACTCGATTGCTGGCTAAAAAAGCTGATCCAAAAACACCAGTGGAAGATGTACTTTATGGTCAATTTAAACGAGTCACGCTCAACACTCCGCTTGCCAAGGTTTCAAGGATTCTCGATCGCGACCATTATTGTCTGGTTGTTCACAATCAACGTCTCT ATACCAGTGACACTGTTGAAGAACGTACCGTGGTTGTTGGCATTGTTACCCAGATCGATCTTCTAAACTATATTACCAACCATATCCAGATTTAA
- the LOC124209823 gene encoding Bardet-Biedl syndrome 4 protein-like yields the protein MKTNWLLEFHFVRGDFILCKKIIEDLSKKNGNRPTEFSTYILARMYYAEGKIQEAIQLFQTCYAQNPNNSGTLQEIAKCLIAQGRYKKAIEALTHAKLLAKQPDFLILYDLACCNANLKQYDLAEESCREALRICKSKAVYKLLAACLIHQNKIGDAIEVFRLSLRLFPKSSQLYTTFGKLCADMNFDDDALKTLKAAIKLNDNNVVALNELAVLHQKQDEIEEAISFYRNILNRDMESASIYNNLGMCYFYKDKFVLALTCLLKARDVDPTSSETLFNLGLVFASLHQYCSAAIHWEAAAVFSTKTNNSVDQEISNLISACLSVINEDGTTT from the exons atgaaaacaaactGGCTTctagaatttcattttgtgcGTGGGGACTTTATATTGTGTAAGAAAATTATAGAAGATTTgtcaaaaaagaatggaaatcGTCCGACCGAGTTCTCTACATATATCCTA GCACGAATGTACTATGCGGAGGGAAAAATCCAAGAGGCGATTCAACTGTTTCAAACGTGTTATGCTCAAAATCCGAATAATTCCGGAACGCTACAAGAAATCGCAAAATGTTT aATTGCGCAAGGTCGCTACAAAAAAGCGATTGAAGCACTCACGCATGCGAAACTTTTGGCGAAACAACccgattttttaattctgtatGACTTAGCTTGCTGCAATGCCAACCTCAAGCAATATGATTTGGCTGAAGAAAGTTGCAGAGAAGCCTTAAGAATTTGTAAAAGCAAAGCCGTCTATAAACTGCTTGCCGCTTGCCTTattcatcaaaacaaaattggagACGCTATTGAAGTTTTTCGCTTATCATTGAG ACTATTTCCCAAGAGCAGTCAACTTTATACCACTTTTGGTAAACTGTGTGCGGATATGAATTTCGACGATGACGCATTAAAAACTCTGAAAGCggcaattaaattaaatgacaACAACGTTGTCGCATTAAACGAACTGGCGGTATTACATCAg AAGCAAGATGAGATCGAGGAGGCCATCAGTTTCTATCGAAATATTCTTAATCGTGATATGGAGTCAGCAAGTATCTACAATAATTTGGGAATGTGCTATTTCTACAAAGATAAATTTGTCCTG gcACTCACGTGTTTGCTAAAAGCACGCGATGTCGATCCAACGTCAAGTGAAACATTGTTCAACTTGGGACTGGTTTTTGCATCCCTACACCAATACTGCTCAGCCGCTATTCATTGGGAAGCAGCTGCAgtattttcaacaaaaacaaacaattcggTAGATCAAGAGATATCGAATCTAATATCAGCATGCTTAAGTGTAATTAATGAAGATGGAACCACCACTTAA
- the LOC124209818 gene encoding transcriptional repressor CTCFL-like isoform X1 has translation MAALKQEEESISEIQNYLDTFNKEIEDPNQIPGSQLANKEAVVSNEVEAADAPEDGGTYFVDQSGQYYYQSNDVDGGDGTATLVAQDGGTMVSIPNNGTSADEGVVLAQGEGGYQTVTILPPESSSGEVSYVLIVQQPDGAEQAVISSEVLDGTEGEVIQEDEEGEDDENFDGDEDKDEDQNLAVYDFDEGEEGGSADGQDSEDEDIKPRMSKGGSKKVTQTVSQAHMCNYCNYTSPKRYLLSRHMKCHSEERPHKCSVCDRGFKTLASLQNHVNTHTGTKPHRCKHCHSSFTTSGELVRHVRYRHTHEKPHRCTECDYASVELSKLKRHMRCHTGERPYQCPHCTYASPDTFKLKRHLRIHTGEKPYECDICHARFTQSNSLKAHKLIHTGNKPIFQCELCPTTCGRKTDLRIHVQKLHTSEKPLKCKRCGKSFPDRYTFKLHSKTHEGEKCFKCDLCAYASISQRHLESHMLIHTDQKPYQCDQCDQCFRQKQLLRRHQNLYHNPDYVPPPPGEKRHECPECGKPFRHKGNLIRHLALHDPDAAQQELRAFRAARKQRIKDGQSLEGLTEGEETDMEDEDISLGLNSNEELVSVQGQDGQQYVVLEVIQLEGEGGDEDEATMMEVEGATEMDGSLMEGEGNTMTSLDDEIEDSMQATPRVRRSSQVAKAQDTSKDVANCFGFDDDEDDEEDEEEEDEK, from the exons ATGGCGGCCTtgaagcaagaagaagaatctatAAGTGAGATCCAAAATTATCTCGACACATTCAACAAGGAAATTGAAGATCCCAATCAGATACCTGGTTCCCAGCTAGCCAACAAGGAAGCTGTTGTTTCAAACGAAGTAGAAGCTGCTGATGCACCTGAAGATGGTGGAACCTATTTTGTAGACCAAAGTGGACAGTATTACTATCAAAGTAATGATGTTGATGGAGGAGATGGTACAGCAACGCTTGTCGCCCAAGATGGAGGTACTATGGTATCCATTCCCAATAATGGG ACTTCAGCCGATGAAGGGGTAGTGCTTGCACAGGGAGAAGGTGGCTACCAAACTGTCACTATATTACCCCCAGAATCATCTTCTGGTGAAGTTAGCTATGTTTTGATTGTCCAGCAGCCTGATGGTGCTGAACAAGCTGTCATTTCATCTGAAGTTCTTGATGGTACTGAAGGTGAAGTTATACAAG aagatgaagaaggcgAAGATGACGAGAACTTTGATGGTGATGAGGATAAAGACGAGGACCAAAACCTAGCGGTTTATGATTTCGACGAAGGCGAAGAAGGTGGTAGTGCTGATGGTCAGGATTCCGAAGATGAAGATATTAAGCCAAGGATGAGTAAAGGTGGCTCCAAAAAGGTCACACAGACCGTCTCCCAGGCGCATATGTGTAACTACTGCAACTACACTAGCCCAAAGCG ATATCTGCTGTCTCGACACATGAAGTGTCACTCAGAAGAGCGTCCGCACAAGTGCAGTGTATGTGATCGGGGATTCAAGACGTTGGCTTCGCTACAGAACCATGTCAACACTCACACGGGCACTAAGCCACATCGATGCAAACATTGCCACAGTTCGTTCACAACTTCAGGTGAGCTTGTCCGTCACGTACGTTACCGCCACACACACGAGAAACCACATCGTTGCACCGAGTGCGACTACGCTTCCGTTGAACTAAGCAAGCTCAAGCGTCATATGCGGTGCCATACGGGTGAGCGACCCTACCAGTGCCCTCACTGTACGTATGCCAGCCCGGACACCTTCAAGTTGAAGCGCCACTTGCGCATCCATACTGGCGAAAAACCCTACGAGTGCGATATTTGCCATGCGCGATTCACACAATCCAACAGTCTCAAG GCTCACAAACTCATTCACACAGGCAACAAACCAATTTTCCAGTGTGAACTATGTCCAACCACTTGTGGCCGAAAGACTGACTTACGGATCCACGTTCAGAAATTGCACACCTCTGAAAAGCCTTTAAAATGCAAAAGATGTGGCAAATCGTTCCCCGATCGTTATACTTTCAAA TTGCACAGCAAAACTCACGAAGGAGAAAAATGCTTCAAGTGCGATCTTTGTGCTTACGCATCGATCTCTCAACGCCATTTGGAATCACATATGCTGATTCACACGGACCAGAAACCTTACCAGTGCGATCAGTGCGATCAGTGCTTCCGGCAAAAGCAGTTGTTACGTCGCCATCAAAATTTGTATCACAATCCCGACTACGTGCCCCCACCGCCTGGAGAGAAACGGCATGAGTGCCCTGAATGTGGAAAACCCTTCCGCCACAAAGGCAATCTGATTCGCCATTTAGCTCTCCACGATCCTGATGCCGCTCAGCAAGAATTGCGAGCATTCCGCGCGGCTCGTAAACAGCGAATTAAGG ATGGCCAGAGTTTAGAAGGTCTTACTGAAGGCGAAGAGACTGATATGGAGGATGAAGACATTAGCCTTGGTCTCAACTCTAATGAAGAGCTGGTCTCGGTACAAGGTCAAGATGGACAGCAGTATGTTGTCCTTGAAGTGATTCAATTAgag ggTGAAGGTGGAGACGAAGATGAGGCCACCATGATGGAAGTAGAAGGAGCTACCGAAATGGATGGTTCCCTGATGGAAGGAGAAGGAAATACTATGACCTCCTTGGATG ATGAAATTGAAGATTCCATGCAAGCCACCCCTCGCGTTCGTCGTAGCTCTCAGGTTGCTAAAGCTCAGGATACTAGCAAGGACGTGGCTAATTGTTTTGGAttcgacgacgatgaagatgacgaagaagatgaggaggaggaagatgaaAAGTGA